The genomic window AAGCCCCAGATGTTCTCGTTGTTCCCGTTCCAGATGATCAGCGAGGGGTGCGGGCTGAGCCGGGTGATCGCCTCGCGGGCCTCGGCCTCGACCTCGACCGCCAGCCAGTCCTCCTCGGCGTAGGCCGCGCAGGCGAAGAGGAAGTCCTGCCAGACGAGCACGCCGGCCTCGTCGCAGGCGTCGTAGAAGTCGTCCGACTCGTAGATGCCGCCGCCCCAGACGCGCAGCAGGTTCATGTTGGCCTCGGTCGCGTCGGCCACGCGGCGCCGGTAGCGGCCGCGGTCGATCTCGGTGACGAACGCGTGGTCGGGGATCCAGTTCGCCCCGCGAACCTGCACGACGCGCTCGTTCACGAGCACGACGAAGGGGGTGCCGTCGGCGTCCGGCGTCGTGTCGACGCGCACGGTGCGGAAGCCGACCCGCGAGGCCCAGGAGGCGGTCGCCCGGTCGGGCGCACCGCCTCCCGCGCCGTCGCCCGCGGGCGTCGCGGTCACGGAGACGCCGTACAGCGGCTGGTCGCCGTGGCCGAGGGGCCACCAGAGCCGCGCGTCGGGGACGACGAGCGCGAGCGCGGCGTCGGCCGTGCCGGCCGCGACGACGACGCTCGCGTGGGCGACGCGGTCGCCCTCTGGTGAGGTCACCTGGACGACGAGGTCGTGGTCGCCGGTCGTGACGCCGTCCCACTCGAGCGCGACGCGGGCGTCGAGGGTGCCGGTCGTGCCGGTGGTGCCGGTCGTGCCTGTCGTGCCGGTCGTGCCTGGCGTGCCGTCCACTCGGACCAGAGGCCGCACCGAATCGATGCGCACGCCCGACCACGAGTCGAGCCCGATCGGGCGCCAGATCCCGGCACCCGCGACGTCGACGCCCCAGTCCCAGCCGAACGAGCTGGCCTGCTTGCGCAACGTGTTGAAGGGGTGGTGGTTGACGTGGGGCAGGGCACCGTGGCGCAGGACCCGGGCCTCGACCTCGGCGACGGGCGCCGCGAACGTGACGGTGAGGGCGTTCTCGCCCTCGACCAGCGCCTCCCTGACGTCGATCCGGTAGCTGCGGTGCTGGTTCTCGGTCTCGGCGACGACCCTGCCGTTGAGCTCGATCGTCGCGACGGTGTCGAGGCCGAGCGCGACGAGGTCGTGCCGGGCGGACCCGTCGTCGTGCCAGGTGAACGTGGTCGAGAAGCGCCACGAGGTGTCGCCGATCCACTGCTGCGCCGACTCGGCGTCGCCGTCGAACGGGTCGCTGATCAGGCCGGCGGCGAGGAGGTCGGTGTGCACCTGGCCGGGCACGGTCGCCGGGACGCGTCGGCCGACGACGCTCTCGGGCACCGGGCCGGTCACGGCCTCGACGGTCCAGTTGGCGTGCAGGGGGGAGAAGGCCATGGTGTCCCTTTGCGTCCAGGGGTCTCCGACCCCTTCGTCAAACGGCCTAAGTAAGCCGTCTGGACCCTAGACTAAGCGCTGGAGGTACCACATGGTCAACCCGCGCCTGCTCTCGAGCGCACCGACGAGCCGCGGGCTCGCCTTCGACCTGATCCGGTCGCAGGGCCCCATCAGCCGGGTCGAGCTCGCCGAGCGCACCGGGCTGACGCAGGCCACGATGTCGAACGTCGTGCGGCAGCTGATGGTCGACGGGCTCGTCGTCGAGGCCGGCCGCCGCGAGTCGACCGGGGGCAAGCCCCGCACCCTGCTCAGCATCGACCCGCTCGCCCGCTTCGCACTCGGCGTGCAGCTCGGCGCCGACGCGGTCACGGTCGTGCTCACCGACCTCGGCGGGGCGATGGTCGGCCGCCTCCGCACCCACGGCGTCTACGGCGAGGCGCCCGACGCCGCGGTCGCGCGCATCGCCGCGGTCGTCGCCGACTTCCTCGGCGGGCTCGGCGTCCCCGCCGAGCGGGTCGCCGGCCTCGGCCTCGTCACCCCCGGCCCGATCGACCTCGAGCACGGCAGCATCCACGGCGCTCCGCCGTTGGAGGCGTGGGCAGGGTTCCCCCTGGTCGACGCGTTCCACCGCGCCACCGGCCTGGCGGTCGTCCTCGACAACGACGCCACCGCGGCCGCCATCGGCGAGTTCTGGGGCGGCTCCGTCGCCGACTCGGCCGCCCACTGCACCGTCTACTACGGGGCCGGCATCGGGGCGGGCATCGTGCTCGACGGCGTCGTGTTCCGCGGGGCCAGCTCGAACGCGGGCGAGCTCGGCCAGGTGATGAGCCGTGCGCCGGGGCCGTTCCTGTCGAACACGACCGTCGAGAAGCTCGCCGGTCCGGTCGGGGTCGCCCTCCGGGCCCGGGCCGCCGTCGCTGCCGGACGCGAGGCCGGCTTCGCCCTCACCGGGCTGACCGACCCCTACGCCGACTTCAGCGTCGTCGCCACGGCCGCCGTGCACGGCGACCCGCTCGCCCTCGAGCTGATCCGCGACTCGGCCGAGCACCTCGCCGCGGCCGTCGTCTCGATCGCCAACGTGCTCGACCTCGACTCGATCGTGCTCGCGGGGCCGAGCCTCGCCATCGCCGGTGCCCTCTACCTCGAGGCGGTGCGACGACGCGTCGACGAGGACTTCTTCGCCCAGGCGGCCCACGGCGTCAGCGTCGAGCTGTCGGCGTACGTGGCCGACGCCGCCGCCGTCGGCGGGGCCGCGCTCGTGCTGCAGCGCGAGATCGTGTCCCGCCCGGGCGGCGGCGCGCCCGCGAGCCCGTCCGCACCCGCCAGCCCGTCCGCACCGGCCAGCCCGTCCGCACCGGCCAGCCCGTCCGCACCGCCGACTCCCCCTGCACCGTCCACCCCGGAGGCATCATGACCAGCTCGTCCTCGTTCGCCTTCCCCGAGCCGACCGCGACCCCGCTGCGCGGCGGACCCGCACTCCGCTGGGGCGTGATCGGCACCGGCGAGATCGCGGGCGACTTCACCGACGCCCTGCACGCGCACACCGACCAGCGGGTCGTGGCCGTCTCGTCGCGCACGCTCGACAAGGCCGAGCGGTTCGCCTCCTCCCACGGCGTCGCCACGGCGGTCGAGGGCCAGGAGGCGCTGGTCGGCCTGGCCGAGGTCGACGTCGTCTACGTCGCCACGCCCCACACCAGCCACGTGCCCGACGCGCTGCTCGCGATCGCGGCCGGCAAGCACGTGCTGGTCGAGAAGCCGTTCGCGACGACGACGGAGGAGGCGGACCGCCTGATCGCCGCCGCCCGGGCGGCCGGCGTGCTCGTGATGGAGGCGATGTGGACGCGGTACGTGCCGCACAGCACCGTGCTTGCCCGGCTGCTCGCCGACGGCGCGATCGGCGACGTCCGGCTCGCGACGGCCGACGTGGCGTGGGCGAACGACCTGTCGTCCGGCGGGCGGATGGCCGATCCGTCGCTCGGCGGCGGCGCGCTGCTCGACATCGGCGTCTACGCCGTGTGGTTCGCGCAGTTCGCGATCGGCCGGCCCGCCGAGGTGCGGGCGACGGGCACCACCCGTGCCGACGGCGTCGACCTGGAGGCCGCGATCGCGCTCCGCACCGCCGAGGGCCGCGTCGGCACCGCCGTCACCAGCTTGCTGACGACGTCGCCGGGCCTCGGCACGATCAGCGGCTCGACCGGCACGGTGCGGATGCTCGAGCACCTGGTCTTCCCTGCCTCCTTCGAGCTGGCCACGGCCGGCGGCACGGCGACCTGGCACGACCCGTCGGTGCTGCGCGGCCGCGACGGCCTCGCCTACGAGGCGACGGCGCTGGCGGCGTTCGTCGCCGAGGGCCGCACGGACTCGCCGCTGCACTCGCTCGACGACGCACGGTCGGTGACGGCCGTGCTCGAGACGACCCGCGCCTCCTTGACGGTGGTCTGAGGCCGCCGGTCGGCACCTGGCCGACCATGGCCGCCCCCACCGGAGCACGGGCGAGTTCGTCGCGAACGGGCGGTCGTGACGGCCCGCGCACGACGAACCCGCCCGGAGTCCCGGAAGGCAGCCCGTCGGGCCCCTCAGGCTCCTTACGAGCGGGGCACCCGCACGGTCAGCCCGCCCGGCTCGATCCAGGTGCGGAAGCCCGTGGCGACGCCGAAGCCGTCGCCGTCGACCTCGATGTCCTCGGGCGCCTTCAGCTCGACCTCGATCTGCTTCGCCTTGACGTAGCGCAGCGCCTCGTTCTCGGTGCCCGGCAGCTTGTCGGCGAACGGCAGGCGACGGACGACGCCGTTCTCCCAGAAGACCTTGTAGAGGATGTGCGCCCAGCCGCGGACGCCCTTCGGACGCAGCAGCAGGATGTCGAACAGGCCGTCGTCGATCGCCGCGTCGGGCAGCAGCACGATGTTCGCGGGCAGGGCGCCGCAGTTGCCCACGATGATCGTGTGCGCGTGCATGTCGCGCTGCTTGCCGCCGTCGATCTTGTACCTGAACACGAGCTGGTTCTCGTCGCGGAGGGTCGCGACGAGCGCCTTGACGTAGGCCAGCCAGCCGACCTTCTTCTTCAGGTCGTCGTCGGTGTTCGCGAGCATCTTCGCGTCGATGCCGAGGCCGGTCATCACGACGTAGACGTGCTCGCTCGACGAGCCGTCCTCGCGGCGGATCTCGAGCATGCCGAGGTCGATGTCGCGGTCCTCGCCCGAGAAGGCGGTCTCGAGGGAGTTGTCGAGGTCCTCGAGGGTGAGCTTGAGGTTGCGGGCGAGCAGGTTGCCCGTGCCGCTCGGCAGCAGGGCGAGCGAGGCGTCGGAGGCGTGCACCGTCTCGGCGACCGCCCGCACGGTGCCGTCGCCGCCGGCCGCGATGACCATCGTCGCCCCGGCTTCGAGGGCCTCGCGGGCGGGGCCCTGGCCGGCGTCGTCCTCGCTCGTCTCGAACCAGAGCGTCGTGCCCCAGCCGGCGGCGCCCTCGGCACGGGCGACCGCGGCCTTCACCGCGTCGAGGTCGATCTTGATCGGGTTGTAGACGACCGCGGCGACCCGTGTCGCCTGGGACGACGCGGAGTCGGTCGACGCGTCGGTCGAGGAGGCGGTGGCGGCGTCGGCTCCGGACGTCACGGGGGGCGTCGGGTCGGTGTCAGTGGTCACCCGTCGATGATGCCACCGCGACGGCAC from Frigoribacterium sp. PvP032 includes these protein-coding regions:
- a CDS encoding glycoside hydrolase family 2 protein, encoding MAFSPLHANWTVEAVTGPVPESVVGRRVPATVPGQVHTDLLAAGLISDPFDGDAESAQQWIGDTSWRFSTTFTWHDDGSARHDLVALGLDTVATIELNGRVVAETENQHRSYRIDVREALVEGENALTVTFAAPVAEVEARVLRHGALPHVNHHPFNTLRKQASSFGWDWGVDVAGAGIWRPIGLDSWSGVRIDSVRPLVRVDGTPGTTGTTGTTGTTGTTGTLDARVALEWDGVTTGDHDLVVQVTSPEGDRVAHASVVVAAGTADAALALVVPDARLWWPLGHGDQPLYGVSVTATPAGDGAGGGAPDRATASWASRVGFRTVRVDTTPDADGTPFVVLVNERVVQVRGANWIPDHAFVTEIDRGRYRRRVADATEANMNLLRVWGGGIYESDDFYDACDEAGVLVWQDFLFACAAYAEEDWLAVEVEAEAREAITRLSPHPSLIIWNGNNENIWGFVDWGWKADLQGRTWGEGYYLDLLPRLVAELDGTRAYSPGSPYSFADPAAAGDDVHPNDHRHGTMHIWDVWNQRDYTAYRDYPARFVSEFGFQGPPAWSTLVGSVHDEPLDPYGHEMLVHQKADEGNLKLERGMRGHLPAPATIEDWHWATQLNQAAAIRFGIEHFRSLAPLNTGTIVWQLNDDWPVTSWAAVDFAEHRKPLWFALRDCYSPRLATIQPRGDSLALVLLNDVDDAWAGDVVLRRTTFAGDVLDEVVVPAAVDARGSVELAVPPTLVDALDPVAELLVAVVPGFGSGRALWDAAEVVDQRLDPDPVTTEVARDGDAWLVTVTARSYARDVTLLVDVVDPRAVVDSGLVTLLAGESTTFRVAGRHGALSLDPDALAGRAVLRHANGLLLAVAP
- a CDS encoding ROK family transcriptional regulator translates to MVNPRLLSSAPTSRGLAFDLIRSQGPISRVELAERTGLTQATMSNVVRQLMVDGLVVEAGRRESTGGKPRTLLSIDPLARFALGVQLGADAVTVVLTDLGGAMVGRLRTHGVYGEAPDAAVARIAAVVADFLGGLGVPAERVAGLGLVTPGPIDLEHGSIHGAPPLEAWAGFPLVDAFHRATGLAVVLDNDATAAAIGEFWGGSVADSAAHCTVYYGAGIGAGIVLDGVVFRGASSNAGELGQVMSRAPGPFLSNTTVEKLAGPVGVALRARAAVAAGREAGFALTGLTDPYADFSVVATAAVHGDPLALELIRDSAEHLAAAVVSIANVLDLDSIVLAGPSLAIAGALYLEAVRRRVDEDFFAQAAHGVSVELSAYVADAAAVGGAALVLQREIVSRPGGGAPASPSAPASPSAPASPSAPASPSAPPTPPAPSTPEAS
- a CDS encoding Gfo/Idh/MocA family protein, whose protein sequence is MTSSSSFAFPEPTATPLRGGPALRWGVIGTGEIAGDFTDALHAHTDQRVVAVSSRTLDKAERFASSHGVATAVEGQEALVGLAEVDVVYVATPHTSHVPDALLAIAAGKHVLVEKPFATTTEEADRLIAAARAAGVLVMEAMWTRYVPHSTVLARLLADGAIGDVRLATADVAWANDLSSGGRMADPSLGGGALLDIGVYAVWFAQFAIGRPAEVRATGTTRADGVDLEAAIALRTAEGRVGTAVTSLLTTSPGLGTISGSTGTVRMLEHLVFPASFELATAGGTATWHDPSVLRGRDGLAYEATALAAFVAEGRTDSPLHSLDDARSVTAVLETTRASLTVV
- a CDS encoding diacylglycerol kinase family protein, which codes for MTTDTDPTPPVTSGADAATASSTDASTDSASSQATRVAAVVYNPIKIDLDAVKAAVARAEGAAGWGTTLWFETSEDDAGQGPAREALEAGATMVIAAGGDGTVRAVAETVHASDASLALLPSGTGNLLARNLKLTLEDLDNSLETAFSGEDRDIDLGMLEIRREDGSSSEHVYVVMTGLGIDAKMLANTDDDLKKKVGWLAYVKALVATLRDENQLVFRYKIDGGKQRDMHAHTIIVGNCGALPANIVLLPDAAIDDGLFDILLLRPKGVRGWAHILYKVFWENGVVRRLPFADKLPGTENEALRYVKAKQIEVELKAPEDIEVDGDGFGVATGFRTWIEPGGLTVRVPRS